In bacterium, a single window of DNA contains:
- a CDS encoding GNAT family protein has protein sequence MADFTLTARQIVLRRMQAADAPVLYAYRSLPEVARYQDWLPHDIDEVQGLSRSQADVEPGTPGTWLQLIIVRREDGEVVGDCGILFPGGAHASPELGIALRPDHRSRGYATCATRLMLEHLFDVRKVHRVVARTDPRNLPSVAVLQRLGLRQEAHLRRSHWHRGQWVDDVIFAMLDEEWERERKRLQAHCENGDA, from the coding sequence ATGGCCGACTTCACACTGACCGCCCGCCAGATCGTCCTGCGCCGCATGCAGGCCGCCGACGCCCCGGTCCTCTACGCCTACCGTTCCCTGCCCGAGGTCGCCCGCTACCAGGATTGGCTGCCCCACGACATCGACGAGGTCCAGGGTCTGTCGCGCTCCCAGGCCGACGTCGAGCCGGGAACGCCCGGCACCTGGTTGCAGCTGATCATCGTCCGGCGCGAGGACGGCGAAGTCGTCGGGGACTGCGGGATCCTCTTCCCGGGCGGCGCGCACGCGAGCCCGGAGCTGGGGATCGCCCTGCGCCCGGACCACCGCAGCCGCGGCTACGCGACCTGCGCCACGCGGCTGATGCTCGAGCACCTGTTCGACGTGCGGAAGGTCCACCGCGTGGTGGCCCGCACCGACCCGCGCAACTTGCCCTCGGTCGCCGTGCTGCAGCGGCTCGGCCTGCGCCAGGAGGCGCACCTGCGCCGCAGCCACTGGCACCGCGGGCAGTGGGTCGACGACGTGATCTTCGCCATGCTGGACGAGGAGTGGGAGCGGGAGCGCAAGCGCCTGCAGGCGCA